A stretch of the Pseudalkalibacillus hwajinpoensis genome encodes the following:
- the buk gene encoding butyrate kinase, whose product MTDKEYRLLVINPGSTSTKIGVFDNERAVFEKSLRHDTDEINQYKTIIDQYEFRKNTILEALDEEDINISRLSAVVGRGGLLRPIEGGTYSVNDMMLEDLRNGFSGEHASNLGGIIAFEIAEQLNIPSFIVDPVVVDELQDVARLSGVPEIERKSIFHALNQKAVARRVASQLNSKYEELNLIVTHMGGGITVGAHHKGKVIDVNNGLHGEGPFSPERAGTVPVGELVSMCFSGEYYADEIMKKLVGQAGYVGYLGTNDAVKVERRISEGDERAKLVFDAMAYQVAKEIGAASAVLAGEVDAIVLTGGLAYGKQFVSQITDQIKWIADVIVHPGENELQALAEGGLRVLRKEEKAKVYPVSSVESTVM is encoded by the coding sequence GTGACAGATAAAGAATATCGACTTCTGGTAATCAACCCGGGATCAACATCGACTAAAATAGGTGTTTTTGATAATGAACGTGCCGTATTTGAGAAATCATTACGGCACGATACGGATGAGATTAATCAATACAAAACCATCATCGATCAGTATGAATTCAGAAAAAACACTATTCTTGAAGCGTTAGATGAAGAAGATATTAACATTTCGAGGTTATCAGCAGTAGTAGGCCGTGGTGGTTTATTACGTCCCATTGAAGGGGGGACGTATTCAGTCAATGACATGATGCTCGAAGATCTTCGAAACGGTTTCTCAGGTGAACACGCTTCAAATTTAGGTGGAATTATTGCCTTTGAAATTGCTGAACAGCTAAATATTCCTTCTTTTATTGTAGATCCGGTTGTTGTGGATGAGCTTCAAGATGTCGCCCGTCTTTCGGGAGTGCCTGAAATAGAGCGCAAAAGTATATTTCATGCCTTAAACCAAAAGGCTGTTGCTAGAAGAGTTGCATCCCAACTGAATAGTAAATACGAAGAGTTGAACCTTATCGTAACTCATATGGGTGGAGGGATTACGGTAGGCGCGCATCATAAAGGGAAAGTTATTGATGTGAATAATGGTTTGCATGGGGAAGGCCCTTTCTCACCTGAACGTGCCGGTACAGTTCCGGTAGGAGAATTAGTATCTATGTGCTTCTCCGGAGAATACTATGCAGATGAAATTATGAAGAAGCTCGTTGGACAAGCTGGTTACGTTGGTTATCTGGGGACGAATGATGCTGTGAAAGTAGAGCGGCGGATCAGTGAAGGTGATGAGAGAGCAAAGCTCGTTTTTGACGCAATGGCATATCAAGTAGCAAAAGAGATTGGTGCTGCTAGCGCTGTTCTTGCTGGAGAGGTCGATGCGATTGTATTAACGGGTGGACTAGCATATGGTAAGCAGTTTGTATCTCAAATAACAGATCAGATTAAGTGGATCGCTGACGTTATTGTCCATCCTGGAGAAAATGAGCTTCAGGCTTTAGCTGAAGGTGGATTACGGGTGTTGAGAAAAGAAGAAAAGGCAAAAGTATACCCTGTTTCTTCCGTAGAATCGACTGTCATGTAA
- the lpdA gene encoding dihydrolipoyl dehydrogenase has translation MAEEYDLVIMGGGTGGYVAAIRASQLGLKTAIVEKRELGGTCLHRGCIPSKALLRSAEVYATAKHGEEFGVMAKEIALDFKKVQERKQGIVDQLHKGVQHLMKQGKIDVFEGFGRILGPSIFSPMPGTVSVEMNNGEENAMLIPKNVIVATGSKPRTLPGLEVDGEYVMTSDEALRMESLPSSIIIVGGGVIGIEWASMLVDFGVDVTVVEYADRIVPTEDKDISKEAHKLMKKKGIKLFTGAKVMGDSLTIDNGVSINAEHEGETKTFTADKMLVSVGREANVKNIGLENTTIEVEKGVIQTNEYYQTKESHIYAIGDVIGGMQLAHVASHEGITAVEHLADQNPEPIDYTMVSSCIYSSPEMASVGLTEDQAKEQGHNVKIGKFPFKAIGKALVFGESDGFVKIVADADNEDLLGVHMIGPHVTDMISEAGLAKVLDAASWEVAHTIHPHPTLSEAIGEAALAVDGKAIHS, from the coding sequence ATGGCTGAAGAATATGATCTCGTCATTATGGGTGGAGGTACTGGTGGCTATGTAGCCGCTATACGGGCTTCACAACTTGGTCTCAAAACGGCAATCGTTGAAAAACGTGAACTTGGTGGAACGTGTTTGCATCGTGGATGTATTCCTAGTAAAGCATTGCTTCGAAGTGCTGAAGTGTATGCTACCGCTAAGCACGGTGAAGAATTTGGCGTTATGGCTAAAGAAATTGCGCTAGACTTTAAGAAAGTTCAAGAACGTAAACAAGGAATCGTTGACCAACTTCATAAAGGTGTTCAACACCTAATGAAGCAGGGGAAGATTGATGTATTTGAGGGCTTTGGTAGAATTCTTGGACCATCTATCTTTTCTCCAATGCCTGGTACGGTCTCAGTCGAGATGAATAACGGAGAAGAAAATGCAATGCTAATTCCAAAAAACGTTATTGTTGCAACTGGTTCTAAACCGCGTACGCTTCCAGGCCTTGAAGTAGATGGCGAATATGTTATGACTTCTGATGAAGCGCTTCGTATGGAAAGCCTACCATCTTCGATCATCATTGTCGGCGGAGGCGTAATCGGGATTGAATGGGCTTCAATGCTTGTTGATTTTGGTGTAGACGTTACGGTTGTAGAATATGCGGATCGGATCGTACCAACAGAAGACAAGGATATTTCTAAAGAAGCGCATAAGCTTATGAAGAAAAAAGGAATCAAGCTTTTCACTGGAGCAAAGGTGATGGGGGATTCTCTTACAATAGATAATGGTGTCTCCATTAATGCTGAGCATGAAGGGGAAACCAAAACATTTACTGCTGACAAAATGCTTGTATCAGTTGGGCGTGAGGCAAATGTGAAAAACATTGGACTTGAGAACACGACGATCGAGGTAGAGAAGGGTGTCATCCAGACCAATGAATATTACCAAACGAAAGAATCTCATATTTATGCGATTGGTGATGTTATTGGAGGTATGCAGCTGGCTCACGTGGCTTCTCATGAAGGGATTACAGCCGTTGAACATTTAGCGGATCAAAATCCTGAACCAATTGATTACACAATGGTTTCTAGCTGCATTTACAGCAGTCCAGAAATGGCAAGTGTTGGCTTGACAGAAGATCAGGCAAAAGAACAAGGTCATAATGTTAAGATTGGGAAATTCCCTTTTAAAGCGATTGGCAAAGCGCTTGTTTTTGGAGAGTCTGATGGTTTTGTGAAAATTGTAGCTGATGCTGATAACGAGGATCTCCTTGGCGTACATATGATTGGTCCTCATGTAACAGATATGATTTCTGAAGCTGGTCTTGCAAAAGTACTAGATGCTGCATCAT
- the bcd gene encoding branched-chain amino acid dehydrogenase, giving the protein MELFTYMEKYDYEQVVVCQDKASGLKAIIAIHDTTLGPALGGTRMWTYASEEAAFEDALRLAKGMTYKNAAAGLNLGGGKTVIIGDPRKDKNEAMFRAFGRYIQGLNGRYITAEDVGTTVQDMDMIHEETEYVTGISPAFGSSGNPSPVTAYGVYVGMKAAAKEAFGTDSLEGKTVAVQGVGNVAYNLCKHLHEEGASLVVTDINKESVDRAVADFGAKAVDPDDIYEVECDIFAPCALGAIINDETIGKIKAKVIAGAANNQLRETSHGDQIHEMGIVYAPDYVINAGGVINVADELYGYNRDRAMKRVDGIYDTIAKVIEISKRDGIPTYAAADRLAEERIEQMKQSRSQFLMNSQHILGHRR; this is encoded by the coding sequence ATGGAACTTTTTACTTATATGGAGAAATATGATTACGAACAAGTGGTAGTTTGTCAGGATAAAGCTTCAGGATTAAAAGCGATTATCGCCATTCATGATACAACACTAGGACCAGCTCTTGGTGGTACAAGAATGTGGACATATGCTTCCGAAGAAGCGGCGTTTGAAGATGCTCTTCGTCTTGCAAAAGGGATGACTTACAAAAATGCTGCGGCTGGCTTGAATCTTGGAGGGGGGAAAACTGTTATTATTGGTGACCCTCGCAAAGACAAAAACGAAGCAATGTTCCGTGCGTTCGGTCGTTACATTCAGGGTCTAAATGGTCGTTATATTACTGCAGAAGACGTAGGTACGACAGTTCAAGATATGGATATGATCCACGAAGAGACAGAGTATGTAACGGGTATTTCACCGGCATTTGGTTCTTCTGGTAACCCTTCTCCTGTAACAGCATACGGTGTTTATGTTGGAATGAAGGCAGCTGCAAAAGAAGCATTCGGTACCGATTCGTTAGAAGGTAAAACAGTAGCAGTTCAGGGTGTTGGGAATGTTGCATATAACCTTTGCAAACATCTTCACGAAGAAGGAGCTTCACTTGTAGTCACTGACATTAACAAAGAATCTGTTGATCGTGCAGTTGCTGATTTTGGAGCGAAAGCAGTCGATCCGGACGATATTTACGAAGTAGAGTGCGACATTTTCGCTCCTTGTGCACTTGGTGCCATTATTAATGACGAGACTATAGGGAAAATTAAAGCAAAAGTTATTGCAGGAGCGGCCAACAACCAGCTTCGCGAAACGTCTCATGGTGATCAGATTCACGAAATGGGTATCGTTTATGCACCGGACTATGTAATTAACGCAGGTGGCGTTATTAACGTTGCTGATGAGCTTTATGGTTATAATCGCGATCGCGCTATGAAACGTGTTGATGGCATTTATGACACCATTGCGAAAGTCATTGAAATCTCTAAACGCGATGGTATTCCTACTTATGCAGCAGCTGACCGCCTTGCTGAAGAAAGAATTGAGCAAATGAAGCAATCAAGAAGCCAATTCTTAATGAATTCTCAGCACATTCTAGGTCATCGCAGATAA